One Sinorhizobium mexicanum genomic region harbors:
- a CDS encoding LysR family transcriptional regulator, whose protein sequence is MERLNGISVFVEVADAGGFSAAAERLNLSRSAVGKTIARLEQRLGVRLFHRTTRTQSLTDEGQLFYRSCLKALDEVRGAEALLESGKQEIRGRLRISMPVLFGRQCVAPLLHELVRAHPHLELDLSFNDRVVDLFDEGFDLAVRNGSAGTDPSLMARAIADQRMTVCAAPAYLEAHGTPTSLDDLTSHDAVLYARSGYQRPWSFPINGNMTEDVTPKTRLRLDDLAAIAAAAADGLGLAWLPCWLVRERVQRGELVRVLTDRPGQIFKAYAVWPQTRLMLPKLRVVIDKLAERLPRIME, encoded by the coding sequence ATGGAGAGGCTGAACGGTATTTCCGTCTTCGTGGAGGTCGCCGATGCCGGCGGTTTCTCCGCCGCCGCTGAGCGGCTGAACCTTTCCCGCTCGGCCGTGGGCAAGACGATCGCGCGGCTCGAGCAGCGGCTCGGCGTGCGGCTCTTTCATCGCACCACCCGGACACAAAGCCTGACCGACGAGGGCCAGCTCTTCTACCGGAGCTGCCTGAAGGCGCTTGATGAGGTCCGGGGCGCCGAGGCCTTACTTGAATCCGGCAAGCAGGAAATTCGCGGTCGCTTGCGTATTTCGATGCCTGTTCTCTTCGGCCGCCAATGCGTGGCACCGCTGCTGCACGAGTTGGTGCGCGCGCATCCGCATCTGGAGCTCGATCTTTCCTTCAACGACCGCGTCGTCGATCTTTTCGATGAGGGCTTCGATCTCGCTGTCCGCAACGGTTCCGCCGGCACTGACCCGAGCCTCATGGCACGGGCGATCGCCGATCAGCGCATGACTGTCTGCGCCGCGCCCGCCTATCTCGAAGCACATGGCACACCGACAAGCCTTGACGACCTCACCAGCCACGATGCCGTTCTCTACGCGCGGAGCGGATACCAGCGCCCTTGGTCCTTTCCCATCAACGGGAACATGACCGAAGACGTGACGCCGAAGACCCGTTTGCGGCTGGATGATCTTGCCGCCATCGCCGCTGCCGCGGCCGATGGCCTTGGTCTTGCCTGGCTGCCTTGCTGGCTGGTGCGCGAGCGCGTGCAGCGCGGCGAGCTCGTGCGGGTGCTCACGGACCGACCCGGGCAAATCTTCAAGGCTTACGCGGTCTGGCCGCAAACACGGCTTATGCTGCCAAAACTCCGGGTGGTGATCGACAAACTCGCCGAGCGGCTGCCGCGCATCATGGAATAA